A genomic window from Helicobacter pylori includes:
- a CDS encoding RNA-guided endonuclease InsQ/TnpB family protein — MLNAIKFRIYPNAQQKELISKHFGCSRVVYNYFLDYRQKQYAQGIKETYFTMQKVLTQIKRQEKYHYLNECNSQSLQMALRKLVSAYDNFFSKRARYPKFKSKKNAKQSFAIPQNIEIQTETQTIALPKFKEGIKAKLHRELPKDSVIKQAFISCIADQYFCSLSYETKEPIPKPNTIKKAVGLDMGLNTLIVTSDKIEYPHIRFYQKLEKKLKQAQRRLSKKVKGSNNRKKQAKKVARLHLACSNTREDYLHKISNEITNQYDLIGVETLNIKGLMKTYHSKSLANASWRKFFTMLEYKAQRKGKTLLRIDRFFPSTQICSYCGVNIGKKHERITKFTCPYCNITHHRDYNASVNIRNYALGMLDDRHKVKIDKARVGIIRSDYTHYTNECVKACGASSNGVSSYGNILDLASYGAVKQEKAQSL; from the coding sequence TTGCTTAACGCTATTAAGTTTAGAATTTATCCTAACGCTCAACAAAAAGAGCTTATTTCTAAACATTTTGGCTGTTCTAGGGTAGTGTATAACTATTTTTTAGATTACCGACAAAAGCAATATGCACAAGGCATTAAAGAAACTTACTTCACCATGCAAAAAGTCTTAACCCAAATCAAGCGACAAGAAAAATACCATTATCTCAATGAGTGCAATTCTCAAAGCTTGCAAATGGCGTTAAGAAAACTTGTGAGCGCTTATGATAATTTCTTTAGTAAAAGAGCGAGATACCCTAAATTCAAATCCAAGAAAAACGCTAAGCAATCTTTTGCAATCCCTCAAAACATAGAAATCCAAACAGAAACTCAAACAATCGCACTACCTAAATTCAAAGAGGGTATTAAAGCTAAATTACACAGAGAGTTGCCTAAAGACAGCGTTATCAAACAAGCTTTTATTTCTTGCATAGCGGATCAATATTTTTGTTCTCTGTCTTATGAAACTAAAGAGCCTATCCCTAAACCTAACACCATTAAAAAAGCTGTAGGTTTAGACATGGGCTTAAACACGCTCATCGTTACAAGCGATAAAATAGAATACCCACACATTCGCTTTTATCAAAAATTAGAAAAGAAACTCAAACAAGCGCAAAGGAGGTTAAGTAAAAAAGTAAAAGGCTCAAACAACAGGAAAAAACAAGCTAAAAAGGTGGCTAGATTGCATTTAGCTTGTTCGAACACTAGAGAAGACTACTTGCATAAAATCAGTAATGAGATAACCAATCAATACGATTTGATAGGGGTAGAAACTTTGAATATTAAGGGGCTTATGAAAACCTATCATTCTAAAAGCCTTGCTAATGCGAGTTGGAGGAAATTTTTTACTATGTTAGAATATAAAGCTCAAAGGAAAGGTAAAACCCTTTTACGCATAGATAGATTTTTCCCTAGCACTCAAATATGCTCTTATTGTGGGGTCAATATAGGCAAAAAACATGAAAGAATCACTAAATTCACTTGTCCTTATTGTAATATCACACACCATAGAGATTACAATGCGAGTGTCAATATTAGAAACTACGCTTTAGGCATGCTAGATGATAGGCACAAAGTAAAGATAGATAAAGCTAGGGTAGGGATTATCCGAAGCGATTACACTCATTACACTAATGAGTGTGTCAAAGCTTGTGGAGCTTCCTCTAATGGGGTTAGTTCATATGGCAACATATTGGATCTAGCTAGTTATGGAGCTGTGAAGCAAGAAAAAGCTCAATCGCTTTAG